One genomic segment of Burkholderiaceae bacterium includes these proteins:
- a CDS encoding branched-chain amino acid ABC transporter permease encodes MTASSRPSPSRGRLLAWGGFALALVLAPLLLSSSLWLNILSQIGYLIIICLSYNMKLGQGGMLSFGHAVYTGLGSFAAVITITYLGNHHIGMPLVFVPLVGGLVGALVAVPLGYVSTKKAGTTFAMISLGIGELVVAIAIMLPDVFGGDGGISINRTYGPPLLGITFGPQIQVYYLIAAYCFVCTALMYAFTGTPLGRMLNAVRDNPERVAFIGFNTQLVRWYAFIISGFFAGIGGALAAINFEIFNSADALSGLKSGAYLLFTFLGGVTFFFGPIIGAVLMVLASVLLSELTSAWLLYLGFVFLLMVMYAPGGVASLVMANVRMARFGKLRRFWGLYGGLLATGVVMMLGVAALVEMIYHRQLNAGAGPVAHYLGLALDTRAALPWLGAAVLALVGWALLEGVRRRFARAWGAAQEEIETDMQARGQQA; translated from the coding sequence ATGACCGCATCCTCACGTCCCTCGCCGTCCCGCGGCCGGCTCCTGGCCTGGGGCGGCTTTGCCCTGGCGCTGGTGCTGGCGCCGCTGCTGCTGTCCAGCAGCCTGTGGCTCAACATCCTGTCGCAGATCGGCTACCTGATCATCATCTGCCTGTCCTACAACATGAAGCTGGGGCAGGGCGGCATGCTCAGCTTCGGCCATGCCGTCTACACGGGCCTGGGCAGCTTCGCCGCCGTGATCACCATCACTTACCTCGGCAACCACCACATCGGCATGCCGCTGGTGTTCGTGCCGCTGGTGGGCGGCCTGGTGGGGGCGCTGGTGGCGGTGCCGCTGGGCTACGTGTCGACCAAGAAGGCGGGCACCACCTTCGCCATGATCTCGCTGGGCATCGGCGAGCTGGTGGTGGCCATCGCCATCATGCTGCCCGACGTGTTCGGCGGCGACGGCGGCATTTCCATCAACCGCACCTACGGCCCGCCGCTGCTGGGCATCACCTTCGGCCCGCAGATTCAGGTGTACTACCTGATCGCGGCGTACTGCTTCGTGTGCACCGCGCTGATGTATGCCTTCACCGGCACGCCGCTGGGGCGCATGCTCAACGCGGTGCGCGACAACCCCGAGCGCGTGGCCTTCATCGGCTTCAACACCCAGCTGGTGCGCTGGTACGCGTTCATCATCTCGGGCTTTTTCGCCGGCATCGGCGGGGCGCTGGCGGCCATCAACTTCGAGATCTTCAACTCGGCCGACGCGCTCAGCGGGCTCAAGTCCGGCGCCTACCTGCTGTTCACCTTCCTGGGCGGCGTGACCTTTTTCTTCGGCCCCATCATCGGCGCGGTGCTGATGGTGCTGGCCTCGGTGCTGCTGTCGGAGCTGACCTCGGCCTGGCTGCTGTACCTGGGCTTCGTCTTCCTGCTGATGGTGATGTATGCGCCGGGCGGCGTGGCCAGCCTGGTGATGGCCAACGTGCGCATGGCGCGCTTTGGCAAGCTGCGGCGCTTCTGGGGCCTGTACGGCGGCCTGCTGGCGACCGGCGTGGTGATGATGCTGGGCGTGGCGGCGCTGGTCGAGATGATCTACCACCGCCAGCTCAACGCCGGCGCCGGGCCGGTGGCGCACTACCTGGGCCTGGCGCTGGACACCCGCGCGGCGCTGCCCTGGCTGGGCGCGGCCGTGCTGGCGCTGGTGGGCTGGGCGCTGCTGGAGGGCGTGCGCCGGCGCTTTGCGCGCGCCTGGGGCGCGGCGCAGGAAGAAATCGAAACCGACATGCAAGCCCGGGGGCAGCAGGCATGA
- a CDS encoding YdiU family protein gives MTESAIAAPPLRLAPSAFARLGPRFFTALAPAPLPAPYWVGRSAALAREMGIDPDWLGSDDALQAFGGNALLPGSAPLASVYSGHQFGVWAGQLGDGRALLLGETPGGLEVQLKGSGLTPYSRMADGRAVLRSSIREFLVSEAMQALSIPTTRALCVVGSDLPVRRETMETAAVVTRVAPSFIRFGHFEHFSHSGQHAELKALADHVIERFYPACRAAADPYAALLGQVTERTARLLAQWQAVGFMHGVMNTDNMSILGLTIDYGPFQFMEGFDPGHVCNHSDSSGRYAFDQQPAVAHWNLCALGQALLPLIGGRERAIAAIEPFADLYGDALAARMAAKLGFGRATPAVGALVDALLVLLARERTDYPIFWRRLARQMAGTGGEPVRDLFVDRTAWDAWLLQYQELIGHDPSGHSPDLMLKTNPAIVLRNHLAEQAIARAKLKDFGLLQDLLGALERPFDEHPAHPDWAGFPPDWASHIQISCSS, from the coding sequence ATGACCGAGTCCGCCATCGCCGCGCCGCCGCTGCGGCTTGCGCCCAGCGCCTTTGCCCGCCTGGGCCCGCGCTTTTTCACCGCGCTGGCGCCCGCGCCGCTGCCGGCCCCGTACTGGGTGGGCCGCAGCGCTGCGCTGGCGCGCGAGATGGGGATCGACCCGGACTGGCTGGGCAGCGACGACGCTCTGCAGGCCTTTGGCGGCAACGCCTTGCTGCCCGGCAGCGCGCCGCTGGCCAGCGTCTACAGCGGGCACCAGTTCGGCGTCTGGGCCGGCCAGCTGGGCGACGGGCGCGCGCTGCTGCTGGGCGAAACGCCCGGCGGGCTCGAGGTGCAGCTCAAGGGCAGCGGCCTGACGCCCTACTCGCGCATGGCCGACGGCCGCGCGGTGCTGCGCTCGTCGATCCGCGAGTTCCTGGTCAGCGAGGCGATGCAGGCCTTGAGCATCCCGACCACGCGCGCGCTGTGCGTGGTGGGCTCCGACCTGCCGGTGCGCCGCGAGACGATGGAGACCGCCGCCGTGGTGACGCGCGTGGCGCCCAGCTTCATCCGCTTCGGCCACTTCGAGCACTTCAGCCACAGCGGCCAGCACGCCGAGCTGAAGGCCCTGGCCGACCACGTCATCGAGCGCTTCTATCCCGCGTGCCGCGCGGCCGCCGACCCGTACGCCGCGCTGCTGGGCCAGGTGACCGAGCGCACGGCACGCCTGCTCGCCCAGTGGCAGGCGGTGGGCTTCATGCACGGGGTGATGAACACCGACAACATGAGCATCCTGGGGCTGACCATCGACTACGGGCCATTCCAGTTCATGGAAGGGTTCGATCCCGGCCACGTCTGCAACCATTCCGACAGCAGCGGCCGCTACGCCTTCGACCAGCAGCCCGCCGTCGCGCACTGGAACCTGTGCGCGCTGGGCCAGGCCCTGCTGCCGCTGATCGGCGGGCGCGAGCGCGCCATCGCCGCCATCGAGCCCTTTGCCGACCTCTACGGCGACGCGCTGGCCGCGCGCATGGCCGCCAAGCTGGGCTTCGGCCGGGCCACGCCGGCCGTCGGCGCACTGGTTGACGCGCTGCTGGTGCTGCTGGCGCGCGAGCGCACCGACTACCCCATCTTCTGGCGCCGCCTGGCGCGGCAGATGGCGGGCACGGGCGGCGAGCCGGTGCGCGATCTGTTCGTCGACCGCACCGCATGGGATGCCTGGTTGCTACAATATCAAGAGCTTATCGGGCATGATCCATCCGGGCACAGCCCCGATTTGATGCTCAAAACCAACCCCGCCATCGTGCTGCGCAACCACCTGGCCGAGCAGGCCATCGCGCGGGCGAAACTTAAGGACTTCGGCTTGCTCCAAGACTTGCTGGGCGCGCTGGAGCGCCCGTTCGACGAGCACCCGGCCCATCCCGACTGGGCCGGCTTTCCACCCGACTGGGCGTCCCACATCCAGATCAGCTGTTCCTCATGA
- a CDS encoding enoyl-CoA hydratase/isomerase family protein, with translation MTAQYQVQGDIAIISLNNPPVNGLGYDTRIGITDGLDKANGDAAVKAIVLTGAGKAFSGGADIREFNSPKAMQEPTLLSVIRAVENSGKPVVAAVHSVAMGGGLELALGAHYRIAAPGAKVALPEVKLGLIPGAGGTVRLPRVLGVEMALNMIVKGDPVSSEVLAGLPGQKLFDKLAASPEKLLDEAVALAREVAARHADGSALPLVRNLPCRHPQGDAYFGFARNMVAGMSRNFPAPVKCVDAVENAARFRFDDALAKEREIFIALMQTPECKALRHVFAAERAASKIPDVGPEVQPRAIAKVAVIGAGTMGGGIAMNFLNAGIPVTMLEMKQEALNRGVDVLSKNYEAQVKKGKLGQDKFEQRMSLLKTTLDYADIADADLVIEAVFEDMGVKETVFKQLDAVMKPGAILASNTSTLDVDKIAAFTQRPQDVVGMHFFSPANVMKLLEVVRGAKTAKDVLATVMQIAKKIKKTAVVSGVCDGFIGNRMIEQYSRQAGFLLDEGATPQQVDKAIEKFGFAMGPFRMGDLAGNDIGWAIRKRRYVEKPGMTYSKTADKLCELGRFGQKTGAGWYDYQSGKREAIPSKLVEDMIAQHRQELGITPRKISEQEIVERLVYSLVNEGARILEDGIASKASDIDMVYLTGYGFPLWRGGPMQYASQVGLFNVMQSMKRFARNPRDDASFWQPAALIAKLAAEGKTFG, from the coding sequence ATGACGGCCCAATACCAGGTTCAAGGCGACATCGCCATCATTTCCCTGAACAACCCGCCCGTGAACGGGTTGGGCTACGACACGCGCATCGGCATCACCGACGGGCTGGACAAGGCCAACGGCGACGCGGCCGTCAAGGCCATCGTGCTGACGGGCGCGGGCAAGGCCTTTTCGGGCGGCGCCGACATCCGCGAGTTCAACTCGCCCAAGGCCATGCAGGAGCCAACGCTGCTGTCGGTCATCCGCGCGGTCGAAAACTCGGGCAAGCCGGTGGTGGCCGCCGTGCACAGCGTGGCCATGGGCGGCGGGCTGGAGCTGGCGCTGGGCGCCCACTACCGCATCGCCGCGCCGGGCGCCAAGGTGGCGCTGCCCGAGGTCAAGCTGGGCCTGATCCCCGGCGCCGGCGGCACGGTGCGCCTGCCGCGCGTGCTGGGTGTCGAGATGGCGCTGAACATGATCGTCAAGGGTGATCCGGTCAGCAGCGAGGTGCTGGCTGGCCTGCCGGGCCAGAAGCTGTTCGACAAGCTGGCCGCGTCGCCTGAAAAACTGCTGGACGAGGCGGTGGCGTTGGCGCGCGAGGTGGCCGCCAGGCACGCCGACGGCTCGGCGCTGCCGCTGGTGCGCAACCTGCCGTGCAGGCACCCGCAGGGCGACGCGTACTTCGGCTTTGCGCGCAACATGGTGGCCGGCATGTCCCGCAACTTCCCGGCGCCCGTCAAGTGCGTGGACGCCGTGGAAAACGCCGCCCGCTTCAGGTTCGACGACGCGCTGGCCAAGGAGCGCGAGATCTTCATCGCCCTGATGCAGACGCCCGAGTGCAAGGCGCTGCGCCACGTCTTCGCCGCCGAGCGCGCGGCCAGCAAGATCCCCGACGTGGGCCCCGAGGTGCAGCCGCGCGCCATCGCCAAGGTGGCCGTCATCGGCGCCGGCACCATGGGCGGCGGCATCGCGATGAACTTCCTCAATGCCGGCATCCCCGTCACCATGCTGGAGATGAAGCAGGAAGCGCTGAACCGCGGCGTCGACGTGCTAAGCAAGAACTACGAGGCGCAGGTCAAGAAGGGCAAGCTGGGGCAAGACAAGTTCGAGCAGCGCATGAGCCTGCTCAAGACCACGCTCGACTACGCCGACATCGCCGACGCCGACCTGGTGATCGAGGCGGTGTTCGAGGACATGGGCGTGAAGGAAACCGTGTTCAAGCAGCTCGACGCCGTGATGAAGCCCGGCGCCATCCTGGCCAGCAACACCTCGACGCTGGACGTGGACAAGATCGCCGCCTTCACCCAGCGCCCGCAGGACGTGGTCGGCATGCACTTCTTCAGCCCAGCCAACGTGATGAAGCTGCTGGAGGTGGTGCGCGGCGCCAAGACCGCCAAGGACGTGCTGGCCACGGTGATGCAGATCGCCAAGAAAATCAAGAAGACCGCGGTGGTCTCGGGCGTGTGCGACGGCTTCATCGGCAACCGCATGATCGAGCAGTACAGCCGCCAGGCGGGCTTCCTGCTCGACGAAGGCGCTACGCCGCAGCAGGTCGACAAGGCGATCGAGAAGTTCGGCTTTGCCATGGGCCCCTTCCGCATGGGCGATCTGGCCGGCAACGACATCGGCTGGGCCATCCGCAAGCGCCGCTACGTCGAAAAGCCCGGCATGACGTACAGCAAGACGGCCGACAAGCTGTGCGAGCTGGGCCGCTTCGGCCAGAAGACCGGCGCCGGCTGGTACGACTACCAAAGCGGCAAGCGCGAGGCCATTCCCAGCAAGCTGGTCGAGGACATGATCGCCCAGCACCGGCAGGAACTGGGCATCACGCCGCGCAAGATCAGCGAGCAGGAAATCGTCGAGCGCCTGGTCTATTCGCTGGTCAACGAGGGCGCGCGCATCCTGGAGGACGGCATCGCCAGCAAGGCCAGCGACATCGACATGGTGTACCTCACGGGCTACGGCTTTCCGCTGTGGCGCGGCGGCCCGATGCAGTACGCCAGCCAGGTCGGCCTGTTCAACGTGATGCAGAGCATGAAGCGCTTTGCCCGCAACCCGCGCGACGACGCCTCGTTTTGGCAGCCCGCCGCGCTGATCGCCAAGCTGGCGGCCGAGGGCAAGACCTTCGGGTGA
- a CDS encoding branched-chain amino acid ABC transporter substrate-binding protein encodes MRLAIQFVAACAIVACAGGAYAQKGQTVKIAMIEGLSGPMGNVGSNQLKSWQYVAEHLNAAENPAGVKFEIVPMDSKSSPQEALNLLKSAVDQGIRYVTQGNGSNVALPLADAVGKNNERNPGKEVIYINYAAVDPASTNEKCNYWHFRFDADTTMKMAALTSFMKGQKDIHKVYMVNQNYSHGHQVSKYFKEGIERNRPDVKIVGDDFVALGQVKDFAPYVAKIKAAGADTLVTGNWGQDFTLLVKAMNDAGLHIPIYAYYAGVSGTPTALAQGKDQEVYQISYGHSNMAGRLGELEKGFKAKYNDDLYTYSVYNAMVALSDAMAKAKSTDPVKVVAALEGLRFKGFNGEDAQMRSTDHQLQMGMWISKWQKVDAKNSYSVENTGYTFAPVKYLEPFVASTPTTCQMKRPAK; translated from the coding sequence ATGCGTCTTGCCATCCAGTTCGTTGCAGCCTGTGCCATCGTGGCCTGTGCCGGCGGCGCCTACGCCCAGAAGGGACAGACCGTCAAGATCGCCATGATCGAAGGTCTGTCCGGCCCCATGGGCAACGTGGGCTCCAACCAGCTCAAGAGCTGGCAGTACGTGGCCGAGCACCTGAACGCCGCCGAGAACCCCGCCGGCGTCAAGTTCGAGATCGTGCCCATGGACAGCAAGAGCTCGCCGCAGGAGGCGCTGAACCTGCTGAAGTCGGCGGTCGACCAGGGCATCCGCTACGTCACGCAGGGCAATGGCTCCAACGTGGCGCTGCCGCTGGCCGACGCGGTGGGCAAGAACAACGAGCGCAACCCCGGCAAGGAGGTCATCTACATCAACTACGCCGCGGTCGATCCGGCCTCCACCAACGAGAAGTGCAACTACTGGCACTTCCGCTTCGACGCCGACACCACCATGAAGATGGCCGCGCTCACCAGCTTCATGAAGGGCCAGAAGGACATCCACAAGGTGTACATGGTCAACCAGAACTACTCGCACGGCCACCAGGTCAGCAAGTACTTCAAGGAAGGCATCGAGCGCAACCGGCCCGACGTCAAGATCGTCGGCGACGACTTCGTCGCCCTGGGCCAGGTCAAGGACTTCGCGCCCTACGTGGCCAAGATCAAGGCCGCCGGCGCCGACACCCTGGTGACCGGCAACTGGGGCCAGGACTTCACGCTGCTGGTCAAGGCCATGAATGACGCCGGCCTGCACATCCCGATCTACGCCTACTACGCCGGCGTGTCGGGCACGCCCACCGCGCTGGCCCAGGGCAAGGACCAGGAGGTCTACCAGATCTCATACGGCCACTCCAACATGGCGGGCCGCCTGGGCGAGCTGGAAAAGGGCTTCAAGGCCAAGTACAACGACGACCTCTACACCTACTCGGTCTACAACGCCATGGTCGCGCTGTCCGACGCCATGGCCAAGGCCAAGTCCACCGACCCGGTGAAGGTGGTGGCGGCGCTGGAGGGCCTGCGCTTCAAGGGCTTCAACGGCGAGGACGCGCAGATGCGCTCCACCGACCACCAGCTGCAGATGGGCATGTGGATTTCCAAGTGGCAGAAAGTGGACGCCAAGAACAGCTACAGCGTGGAGAACACGGGCTACACCTTCGCGCCGGTGAAATACCTGGAGCCCTTCGTCGCCAGCACGCCCACCACCTGCCAGATGAAGCGCCCGGCCAAGTAA
- a CDS encoding ABC transporter ATP-binding protein, giving the protein MLKIRDLHAFYGKSHVLHGVGFDVQPGEIVALLGRNGSGRSTTAKAIMGLVHWQGLIEWKGQSLAGRKAFEIAHLGLGYVPESRDIFPGLTVHQNLLLGQKGSGKGSRWSFDDMYAMFPRLKERQHTPAGVMSGGEQQMLTLCRTLMGDPDLIIIDEPTEGLAPKIVEQVGEYLQRLKERGISVLLIEQKLTIAMHISDRALVMGHGNIVFDGTPDGLRADAGVRKEWLEV; this is encoded by the coding sequence ATGCTGAAGATTCGTGACCTGCATGCCTTCTACGGCAAGAGCCATGTGCTGCATGGCGTCGGCTTCGACGTGCAGCCGGGCGAGATCGTGGCCCTGCTGGGGCGCAACGGCTCCGGACGCTCGACCACCGCCAAGGCCATCATGGGCCTGGTGCACTGGCAGGGCCTGATCGAGTGGAAGGGCCAGAGCCTGGCGGGCAGGAAGGCGTTCGAGATCGCGCACCTGGGCCTGGGCTACGTGCCCGAGAGCCGCGACATCTTTCCGGGCCTGACGGTGCACCAGAACCTGCTGCTGGGGCAAAAGGGCAGTGGCAAGGGCAGCCGCTGGAGCTTCGACGACATGTACGCCATGTTCCCGCGCCTGAAGGAGCGCCAGCACACTCCCGCCGGCGTCATGTCCGGCGGCGAGCAGCAGATGCTGACGCTGTGCCGCACGCTGATGGGCGACCCCGACCTCATCATCATCGACGAGCCCACCGAAGGCCTGGCGCCCAAGATCGTCGAGCAGGTGGGCGAGTACCTGCAGCGCCTGAAGGAGCGCGGCATCTCGGTGCTGCTGATCGAGCAGAAGCTGACCATCGCCATGCACATCTCCGACCGCGCGCTGGTCATGGGCCACGGCAACATCGTGTTCGACGGCACCCCCGACGGCCTGCGCGCCGATGCGGGCGTGCGCAAGGAGTGGCTGGAAGTTTGA
- a CDS encoding ABC transporter ATP-binding protein, whose translation MTHAIELKDLRKSFGKTEIIRGANLAVQPGERVAIIGPNGAGKSTLFNLISGRLAPTSGEVWLSGQRIDGKTPYEINRLGLARSFQITNVFPRLSVFENLRCGVLWSLGHRYTFLRFLSGLTDANERAETLLRQVGLAAKRDVLAVNLTYAEQRALEIGVTIAGGADVILLDEPTSGMSTTETAHFIKLIREVTEGKTLLTVEHDMGVVFGLADKIAVVVYGEVIAFDTPERVRADARVQEAYLGSPVAEAQGGLH comes from the coding sequence ATGACCCACGCCATCGAACTGAAGGACCTGCGCAAGAGCTTCGGCAAGACCGAGATCATCCGCGGCGCCAACCTGGCGGTGCAGCCGGGCGAGCGCGTGGCCATCATCGGGCCCAACGGCGCCGGCAAGTCGACCTTGTTCAACCTGATCAGCGGGCGCCTGGCGCCCACCAGCGGCGAGGTGTGGCTGAGCGGCCAGCGCATCGACGGCAAGACGCCCTACGAGATCAACCGCCTGGGTCTGGCGCGCAGCTTCCAGATCACCAACGTGTTCCCCCGGCTCAGCGTGTTCGAGAACCTGCGCTGCGGCGTGCTGTGGAGCCTGGGGCACCGCTACACCTTCCTGCGCTTTCTCTCCGGCCTGACGGACGCCAACGAGCGTGCCGAGACCCTGCTGCGCCAGGTCGGGCTGGCGGCCAAGCGCGACGTGCTGGCCGTCAACCTGACCTACGCCGAGCAGCGCGCGCTGGAGATCGGCGTGACGATTGCCGGCGGCGCCGACGTGATCCTGCTGGACGAGCCGACCTCGGGCATGAGCACCACCGAGACCGCGCACTTCATCAAGCTGATCCGCGAGGTGACCGAGGGCAAAACCCTGCTGACGGTGGAGCACGACATGGGCGTGGTGTTCGGCTTGGCGGACAAGATCGCGGTGGTGGTGTACGGCGAGGTGATCGCCTTCGACACGCCCGAGCGGGTGCGCGCCGACGCGCGCGTGCAGGAGGCCTACCTGGGATCGCCGGTGGCCGAGGCGCAGGGGGGCTTGCATTGA
- a CDS encoding branched-chain amino acid ABC transporter permease, giving the protein MEFFTISLLNGLSYGLLLFMLSSGLTLIFSMMGVLNFAHASFYMLGAYLAYLISGLVGYWPALVIAPLAVGLLGALFEQVCLRRVHRFGHVAELLVTFGLSYLVLEVVQLIWGRSVVPYGLPEQLQGPLFSVYGTQFPRSRAFIMLVAVLMLASIWLVLTRTRIGLVIQAALTHPDTVEALGHNVPRVFMLVFGGGAALAGLAGVVAGNTYVTEPAMAYAVGPIIFVVVVVGGMGSLAGAFLASILIGVIQTFAVAIDRSLGDLLAGLGMAVSASGGLEQVLRLTVAQVAPILPYLFMVLVLIFRPKGLLGTRE; this is encoded by the coding sequence ATGGAGTTTTTCACCATATCCCTGCTCAACGGGCTGAGCTACGGCCTGCTGCTGTTCATGCTCAGCTCGGGGCTGACCCTGATCTTCAGCATGATGGGCGTGCTCAACTTCGCCCACGCCAGCTTCTACATGCTGGGGGCCTACCTGGCCTACCTGATCTCGGGCCTCGTCGGCTACTGGCCCGCGCTCGTCATCGCGCCCCTCGCGGTGGGCCTGCTGGGCGCGCTGTTCGAGCAGGTCTGCCTGCGCCGGGTGCACCGCTTCGGCCACGTGGCCGAGCTGCTGGTCACCTTCGGCCTGTCCTACCTGGTGCTGGAGGTGGTGCAGCTGATCTGGGGGCGCTCGGTGGTGCCCTATGGCCTGCCCGAGCAGCTGCAGGGCCCGCTGTTTTCCGTCTACGGCACCCAGTTCCCCCGCTCGCGCGCCTTCATCATGCTGGTGGCGGTGCTGATGCTGGCGTCGATCTGGCTGGTGCTCACGCGCACGCGCATCGGCCTGGTCATCCAGGCCGCGCTCACGCACCCCGATACCGTGGAGGCCCTGGGCCACAACGTGCCGCGGGTGTTCATGCTGGTGTTCGGCGGCGGCGCGGCGCTGGCCGGGCTGGCCGGCGTGGTGGCCGGCAACACCTACGTCACCGAACCGGCCATGGCCTACGCGGTGGGGCCCATCATCTTCGTGGTGGTGGTGGTGGGCGGCATGGGCTCGCTGGCCGGGGCCTTCCTGGCGTCCATCCTGATCGGCGTGATCCAGACCTTCGCCGTCGCCATCGACCGCTCGCTGGGCGACCTGCTGGCCGGCCTGGGCATGGCCGTGTCGGCCAGCGGCGGGCTGGAGCAGGTGCTGCGCCTGACGGTGGCGCAGGTGGCGCCCATCCTGCCCTACCTGTTCATGGTGCTGGTCCTGATCTTCCGGCCCAAGGGCCTGCTGGGTACAAGAGAGTAG
- a CDS encoding fatty-acid--CoA ligase, with product MLGLMQNQPLLISSLIDFAERHHGDGEIVSRRVEGDIHRYTYRDLARRARQLANTLDAAGVPAGERVASLAWNGYRHMELYFGVAGSGRVVHTLNPRLHPDQMAWIINHAEDRVLCFDMSFLPLVKGIHDKCPTVKQWVALCDADKLPADSGIPGLVSYEAWIGGASSEYAWPDMDENTAAALCYTSGTTGDPKGALYSHRSTVLHAYASSLPDVMCLSARDSVLPVVPMFHVNAWGLPYAAALTGCKMVFPGPAMDGKSIYELMEAEKVTFAAGVPTIWQMLLAHMEANGLKFSTLKRTVIGGSACPPAMIDTFREQYGVDVLHAWGMTETSPLGTLCTLKNKHLALPAKEQMAIRLKQGRGIFGVDMKIVGDDGSEQPWDGKTYGDLLVRGPWIMDTYFKGKCPLIKDAQGRGWFPTGDVATIDADGFMQITDRSKDVIKSGGEWISSIDIENIAMAHPAIAMAACIGMPHPKWDERPIIAVVKKPGAEVTREELLKFYEGKTAKWQMPDDVVFVDAIPLGATGKMLKTKLRQDLKDYKLPGL from the coding sequence ATGCTGGGCCTGATGCAGAACCAACCGCTCCTGATTTCGTCGCTGATCGACTTTGCCGAGCGCCACCATGGCGACGGCGAGATCGTCTCGCGCCGGGTGGAAGGCGACATTCACCGCTACACCTACCGCGACCTGGCCCGGCGCGCCAGGCAGCTGGCCAACACGCTGGACGCCGCCGGCGTGCCGGCCGGCGAGCGCGTAGCCTCGCTGGCCTGGAACGGCTACCGCCACATGGAGCTGTACTTCGGCGTGGCCGGCTCGGGCCGCGTCGTGCACACGCTCAACCCGCGGCTGCACCCGGATCAGATGGCCTGGATCATCAACCACGCCGAAGACCGCGTGCTCTGCTTCGACATGAGCTTCCTGCCGCTGGTCAAGGGCATTCACGACAAGTGCCCCACGGTCAAGCAATGGGTCGCGCTGTGCGATGCCGACAAGCTGCCGGCCGATTCGGGCATTCCGGGCTTGGTCAGCTACGAGGCCTGGATCGGCGGTGCATCGAGCGAGTACGCCTGGCCGGACATGGACGAAAACACCGCCGCCGCCCTGTGCTACACCAGCGGCACCACGGGCGACCCCAAGGGCGCGCTGTACAGCCACCGCTCCACCGTGCTGCACGCCTATGCGTCGTCCCTGCCCGACGTGATGTGCCTGTCGGCGCGCGACAGCGTGCTGCCGGTGGTGCCGATGTTCCACGTCAACGCCTGGGGCCTGCCGTACGCGGCGGCACTCACCGGTTGCAAGATGGTGTTTCCCGGCCCGGCGATGGATGGCAAGTCGATCTACGAGCTGATGGAAGCCGAGAAAGTGACGTTTGCCGCCGGCGTGCCGACCATCTGGCAGATGCTGCTGGCGCACATGGAGGCCAACGGCCTGAAGTTCTCGACGCTCAAGCGCACCGTCATCGGCGGTTCGGCCTGCCCGCCGGCCATGATCGATACCTTCCGCGAGCAATACGGCGTGGACGTGCTGCACGCCTGGGGCATGACCGAGACCAGTCCGCTCGGCACGCTGTGCACGCTCAAGAACAAGCATCTGGCGTTGCCGGCGAAGGAGCAGATGGCGATCCGCCTGAAGCAGGGGCGCGGCATCTTCGGCGTCGACATGAAGATCGTCGGCGACGACGGCTCCGAGCAGCCCTGGGACGGCAAGACCTACGGCGACCTGCTGGTGCGCGGCCCCTGGATCATGGACACCTACTTCAAGGGCAAGTGCCCGCTGATCAAGGACGCGCAGGGCCGCGGCTGGTTCCCCACCGGCGACGTGGCCACCATCGATGCCGACGGCTTCATGCAGATCACCGACCGCAGCAAGGACGTGATCAAGTCCGGTGGCGAGTGGATCAGCTCGATCGACATCGAGAACATCGCCATGGCGCATCCGGCGATCGCGATGGCCGCCTGCATCGGCATGCCGCACCCGAAGTGGGACGAGCGCCCGATCATCGCCGTGGTCAAGAAGCCCGGGGCCGAGGTCACGCGCGAGGAACTGCTCAAGTTCTACGAAGGCAAGACCGCCAAGTGGCAGATGCCCGACGACGTGGTGTTCGTCGACGCGATCCCGCTGGGCGCCACCGGCAAGATGCTCAAGACCAAGCTGCGCCAGGACCTGAAGGACTACAAGCTGCCGGGCCTTTGA